One Purpureocillium takamizusanense chromosome 1, complete sequence genomic window carries:
- a CDS encoding uncharacterized protein (COG:S~EggNog:ENOG503NYG6), producing the protein MERLTKGWVHHLRKTARQESAVRSSCPLCEAEIQPDLDSFKAHVRADASGHPTLADDADIEKAFKNITINNTQSHPAARSPEATGPGRPTRKRPIPGTPASVDRADGLDRYEDPEDQSEGYHRRSNKKLCSPPASVAQLRGSSPPTPGRSRARPSESSDFNRSFASKHHRPTTRHLYNPDDDARPKTPQPRPSQLTSTHSRRSPPNRTQQRGPPQRDLGSPVEPPSVTEMIRQPETRPISPEQLVAEVKGIYAGLVMIESKCIEYDSTQETKHLSQEQYQALIALHRSVLHEHHDFFLASQHPSASEALRRLASKYAMPARMWRHGIHSFLELLRHKLPDSLEHMLTFIYIAYSMMALLYETVPAFEDTWIECLGDLGRYRMAIEDDDIRDRETWTGVSRYWYSKASDKSPTTGRLYHHLAILARPNALQQLYFYTKSLCVPIPFPSARESVLTLFDPLLNGSPQRLDAVDAAYVRVHGIFFSGKSKEQLESSMDEFLSLLDDSINSNWLEAG; encoded by the exons ATGGAACGACTGACAAAGGGATGGGTTCACCATCTGCGCAAAACGGCTCGGCAAGAGAGTGCAGTCCGGAGCAGCTGCCCCCTTTGCGAGGCCGAGATCCAGCCGGATCTCGATTCTTTCAAGGCACacgtccgcgccgacgcctctGGCCATCCCACGCTTGCtgatgacgccgacatcGAGAAGGCCTTTAAAAACATCACCATCAACAATACCCA ATCACACCCTGCAGCCCGGTCCCCCGAGGCCACCGGCCCCGGCAGACCAACCAGGAAGCGGCCTATCCCCGGCACTCCGGCTTCGGTGGACCGTGCCGACGGGCTGGATCGGTATGAGGATCCCGAGGACCAATCCGAGGGCTACCACCGTCGCAGCAACAAGAAGCTCTGCTCTCCGCCAGCCTCAGTGGCCCAGCTGCGTGGCTCATCCCCACCCACGCCAGGTCGGAgtcgcgcgaggccgagtgAGTCGAGTGACTTCAACCGCAGCTTCGCATCCAAGCATCACCGTCCAACCACTCGTCACCTTTACAACCCTGATGATGACGCACGGCCTAAGACGCCACAGCCCAGGCCATCTCAGCTCACGTCCACCCACTCACGGCGATCCCCTCCGAACAGGACCCAGCAGCGAGGCCCCCCCCAACGGGACCTCGGCTCGCCCGTTGAACCCCCTTCGGTGACGGAGATGATCAGGCAACCAGAGACACGGCCCATCTCCCCTGAGCAATTAgtcgccgaggtcaagggcatCTACGCAGGCCTGGTCATGATTGAGTCAAAGTGTATCGAGTATGATAGCACGCAAGAGACGAAGCACCTCAGCCAGGAACAATATCAAGCTCTCATCGCCTTACATAGATCGGTACTCCACGAGCATCACGACTTCTtcctggccagccagcatccATCTGCTAGCGAAGCCTTACGGCGGCTCGCCTCGAAATAcgccatgccggcgaggaTGTGGCGCCATGGCATCCATTCCTTTTTGGAGCTTCTTCGCCATAAGCTCCCCGACTCCCTGGAGCACATGCTGACCTTCATTTACATCGCCTACAGCATGATGGCATTATTGTACGAAACAGTGCCGGCCTTTGAAGATACGTGGATAGAatgcctcggcgacctcggtAGGTATCGAATGGCTATCGAAGATGATGATATTCGGGACAGAGAGACGTGGACAGGCGTTTCGAGGTATTGGTACAGCAAGGCATCAGACAAGTCACCCACAACTGGCCGCCTCTACCATCACCTTGCAATTTTGGCGCGACCCAATGCGCTACAGCAGTTATACTTCTATACTAAGTCGCTTTGCGTACCGATCCCGTTCCCTAGCGCGCGAGAAAGCGTCTTAACGCTATTTGACCCTCTTTTAAACGGTTCGCCCCAACGGCTTGATGCCGTAGATGCCGCGTACGTTCGCGTGCACGGCATCTTCTTTTCTGGAAAATCAAAGGAACAACTAGAAAGTTCGATGGATGAGTTCTTAAGTCTTCTCGACGATAGTATTAACTCTAATTGGCTCGAGGCGGGGTGA
- a CDS encoding uncharacterized protein (COG:S~EggNog:ENOG503NYG6): MHVIPALTILQPTSGLNQRQRPRGHLTAAGQRALGLDRGRTCGSASTPRTNPCPYPNPDPDRECHTTRPDFPLSPDASCDYPSSTQPRTPAMERLTKGWVHHLRKTARQESAVRSSCPLCEAEIQPDLDSFKAHVRADASGHPTLADDADIEKAFKNITINNTQSHPAARSPEATGPGRPTRKRPIPGTPASVDRADGLDRYEDPEDQSEGYHRRSNKKLCSPPASVAQLRGSSPPTPGRSRARPSESSDFNRSFASKHHRPTTRHLYNPDDDARPKTPQPRPSQLTSTHSRRSPPNRTQQRGPPQRDLGSPVEPPSVTEMIRQPETRPISPEQLVAEVKGIYAGLVMIESKCIEYDSTQETKHLSQEQYQALIALHRSVLHEHHDFFLASQHPSASEALRRLASKYAMPARMWRHGIHSFLELLRHKLPDSLEHMLTFIYIAYSMMALLYETVPAFEDTWIECLGDLGRYRMAIEDDDIRDRETWTGVSRYWYSKASDKSPTTGRLYHHLAILARPNALQQLYFYTKSLCVPIPFPSARESVLTLFDPLLNGSPQRLDAVDAAYVRVHGIFFSGKSKEQLESSMDEFLSLLDDSINSNWLEAGYYVGISLCCLLLGFSADSNVLMQALIRQQEEDDEADDRSVTEPDLDPDESFEQALQFAVHIYEIVLRRWGDKNTLSFIHTTLVFMLRMSQLPAAMSHLEGRYPWKLTSMMLNYLLKTIKKEPRIDTKDFPGQEKKSQEPVPLPEDYALRGLLFTEDFFPNGWFGNEKLDETDRYLEAASKTLERQERILWIGRRIADSGKWLTWDDKARRFGVDSKYDFELDGLPGDNQDAGGVITVDPGPTPMEIEVDDERGS, encoded by the exons ATGCATGTCATCCCTGCCCTTACAATCCTGCAACCAACCTCTGGCCTCAACCAGCGCCAAAGACCGAGAGGCCATCTGACGGCAGCCGGGCAGCGTGCCCTGGGCCTCGA TCGAGGAAGGACTTGCGGCTCTGCATCCACCCCCCGCACGAACCCGTGTCCATATCCAAATCCAGATCCAGATCGAGAGTGCCACACGACGCGGCCTGACTTCCCTCTCTCGCCCGACGCGTCCTGCGACTACCCGTCCTCGACTCAGCCTCGTACGCCGGCGATGGAACGACTGACAAAGGGATGGGTTCACCATCTGCGCAAAACGGCTCGGCAAGAGAGTGCAGTCCGGAGCAGCTGCCCCCTTTGCGAGGCCGAGATCCAGCCGGATCTCGATTCTTTCAAGGCACacgtccgcgccgacgcctctGGCCATCCCACGCTTGCtgatgacgccgacatcGAGAAGGCCTTTAAAAACATCACCATCAACAATACCCA ATCACACCCTGCAGCCCGGTCCCCCGAGGCCACCGGCCCCGGCAGACCAACCAGGAAGCGGCCTATCCCCGGCACTCCGGCTTCGGTGGACCGTGCCGACGGGCTGGATCGGTATGAGGATCCCGAGGACCAATCCGAGGGCTACCACCGTCGCAGCAACAAGAAGCTCTGCTCTCCGCCAGCCTCAGTGGCCCAGCTGCGTGGCTCATCCCCACCCACGCCAGGTCGGAgtcgcgcgaggccgagtgAGTCGAGTGACTTCAACCGCAGCTTCGCATCCAAGCATCACCGTCCAACCACTCGTCACCTTTACAACCCTGATGATGACGCACGGCCTAAGACGCCACAGCCCAGGCCATCTCAGCTCACGTCCACCCACTCACGGCGATCCCCTCCGAACAGGACCCAGCAGCGAGGCCCCCCCCAACGGGACCTCGGCTCGCCCGTTGAACCCCCTTCGGTGACGGAGATGATCAGGCAACCAGAGACACGGCCCATCTCCCCTGAGCAATTAgtcgccgaggtcaagggcatCTACGCAGGCCTGGTCATGATTGAGTCAAAGTGTATCGAGTATGATAGCACGCAAGAGACGAAGCACCTCAGCCAGGAACAATATCAAGCTCTCATCGCCTTACATAGATCGGTACTCCACGAGCATCACGACTTCTtcctggccagccagcatccATCTGCTAGCGAAGCCTTACGGCGGCTCGCCTCGAAATAcgccatgccggcgaggaTGTGGCGCCATGGCATCCATTCCTTTTTGGAGCTTCTTCGCCATAAGCTCCCCGACTCCCTGGAGCACATGCTGACCTTCATTTACATCGCCTACAGCATGATGGCATTATTGTACGAAACAGTGCCGGCCTTTGAAGATACGTGGATAGAatgcctcggcgacctcggtAGGTATCGAATGGCTATCGAAGATGATGATATTCGGGACAGAGAGACGTGGACAGGCGTTTCGAGGTATTGGTACAGCAAGGCATCAGACAAGTCACCCACAACTGGCCGCCTCTACCATCACCTTGCAATTTTGGCGCGACCCAATGCGCTACAGCAGTTATACTTCTATACTAAGTCGCTTTGCGTACCGATCCCGTTCCCTAGCGCGCGAGAAAGCGTCTTAACGCTATTTGACCCTCTTTTAAACGGTTCGCCCCAACGGCTTGATGCCGTAGATGCCGCGTACGTTCGCGTGCACGGCATCTTCTTTTCTGGAAAATCAAAGGAACAACTAGAAAGTTCGATGGATGAGTTCTTAAGTCTTCTCGACGATAGTATTAACTCTAATTGGCTCGAGGCGGG GTACTACGTGGGCATCTCTCTTTGCTGCTTGCTATTGGGTTTTAGCGCGGATTCGAATGTGTTGATGCAAGCACTAATAAGGcagcaagaagaagacgacgaggctgatGACAGGTCGGTAACGGAGCCCGACTTGGATCCCGATGAGAGCTTTGAGCAGGCCTTGCAGTTCGCGGTGCATATTTACGAGATTGTGCTCCGGAGGTGGGGAGATAAGAATACGCTGAGCTTCATACATACGACACTAGTATTCATGCTTCGGATGTCCCAACTTCCAGCAGCCATGTCGCATCTCGAGGGCCGATACCCCTGGAAGCTTACTTCTATGATGCTCAACTATCTTCTCAAGACAATAAAGAAAGAGCCAAGAATCGACACGAAGGATTTCCCCGGCCAGGAAAAGAAGAGTCAAGAACCTGTTCCCTTGCCGGAGGACTACGCGCTGCGCGGGCTGCTCTTTACCGAGGATTTCTTCCCTAACGGCTGGTTCGGTaacgagaagctcgacgaaACGGACCGGTATCTGGAGGCGGCCTCCAAGACGTTGGAGCGGCAGGAGCGTATTCTCTGGATCGGGCGTAGGATCGCCGACTCAGGCAAGTGGCTGACCTGGGATGACAAGGCGCGTCGGTTCGGCGTGGATTCGAAGTATGATTTTGAGTTGGATGGGTTGCCTGGCGACAATCAAgatgcgggcggcgtcatcaccGTTGACCCCGGACCCACGCCAATGGAAATAGAGGTGGACGACGAAAGAGGCAGCTGA
- a CDS encoding uncharacterized protein (COG:S~EggNog:ENOG503NYG6) gives MCRSHPAARSPEATGPGRPTRKRPIPGTPASVDRADGLDRYEDPEDQSEGYHRRSNKKLCSPPASVAQLRGSSPPTPGRSRARPSESSDFNRSFASKHHRPTTRHLYNPDDDARPKTPQPRPSQLTSTHSRRSPPNRTQQRGPPQRDLGSPVEPPSVTEMIRQPETRPISPEQLVAEVKGIYAGLVMIESKCIEYDSTQETKHLSQEQYQALIALHRSVLHEHHDFFLASQHPSASEALRRLASKYAMPARMWRHGIHSFLELLRHKLPDSLEHMLTFIYIAYSMMALLYETVPAFEDTWIECLGDLGRYRMAIEDDDIRDRETWTGVSRYWYSKASDKSPTTGRLYHHLAILARPNALQQLYFYTKSLCVPIPFPSARESVLTLFDPLLNGSPQRLDAVDAAYVRVHGIFFSGKSKEQLESSMDEFLSLLDDSINSNWLEAGYYVGISLCCLLLGFSADSNVLMQALIRQQEEDDEADDRSVTEPDLDPDESFEQALQFAVHIYEIVLRRWGDKNTLSFIHTTLVFMLRMSQLPAAMSHLEGRYPWKLTSMMLNYLLKTIKKEPRIDTKDFPGQEKKSQEPVPLPEDYALRGLLFTEDFFPNGWFGNEKLDETDRYLEAASKTLERQERILWIGRRIADSGKWLTWDDKARRFGVDSKYDFELDGLPGDNQDAGGVITVDPGPTPMEIEVDDERGS, from the exons ATGTGCAGATCACACCCTGCAGCCCGGTCCCCCGAGGCCACCGGCCCCGGCAGACCAACCAGGAAGCGGCCTATCCCCGGCACTCCGGCTTCGGTGGACCGTGCCGACGGGCTGGATCGGTATGAGGATCCCGAGGACCAATCCGAGGGCTACCACCGTCGCAGCAACAAGAAGCTCTGCTCTCCGCCAGCCTCAGTGGCCCAGCTGCGTGGCTCATCCCCACCCACGCCAGGTCGGAgtcgcgcgaggccgagtgAGTCGAGTGACTTCAACCGCAGCTTCGCATCCAAGCATCACCGTCCAACCACTCGTCACCTTTACAACCCTGATGATGACGCACGGCCTAAGACGCCACAGCCCAGGCCATCTCAGCTCACGTCCACCCACTCACGGCGATCCCCTCCGAACAGGACCCAGCAGCGAGGCCCCCCCCAACGGGACCTCGGCTCGCCCGTTGAACCCCCTTCGGTGACGGAGATGATCAGGCAACCAGAGACACGGCCCATCTCCCCTGAGCAATTAgtcgccgaggtcaagggcatCTACGCAGGCCTGGTCATGATTGAGTCAAAGTGTATCGAGTATGATAGCACGCAAGAGACGAAGCACCTCAGCCAGGAACAATATCAAGCTCTCATCGCCTTACATAGATCGGTACTCCACGAGCATCACGACTTCTtcctggccagccagcatccATCTGCTAGCGAAGCCTTACGGCGGCTCGCCTCGAAATAcgccatgccggcgaggaTGTGGCGCCATGGCATCCATTCCTTTTTGGAGCTTCTTCGCCATAAGCTCCCCGACTCCCTGGAGCACATGCTGACCTTCATTTACATCGCCTACAGCATGATGGCATTATTGTACGAAACAGTGCCGGCCTTTGAAGATACGTGGATAGAatgcctcggcgacctcggtAGGTATCGAATGGCTATCGAAGATGATGATATTCGGGACAGAGAGACGTGGACAGGCGTTTCGAGGTATTGGTACAGCAAGGCATCAGACAAGTCACCCACAACTGGCCGCCTCTACCATCACCTTGCAATTTTGGCGCGACCCAATGCGCTACAGCAGTTATACTTCTATACTAAGTCGCTTTGCGTACCGATCCCGTTCCCTAGCGCGCGAGAAAGCGTCTTAACGCTATTTGACCCTCTTTTAAACGGTTCGCCCCAACGGCTTGATGCCGTAGATGCCGCGTACGTTCGCGTGCACGGCATCTTCTTTTCTGGAAAATCAAAGGAACAACTAGAAAGTTCGATGGATGAGTTCTTAAGTCTTCTCGACGATAGTATTAACTCTAATTGGCTCGAGGCGGG GTACTACGTGGGCATCTCTCTTTGCTGCTTGCTATTGGGTTTTAGCGCGGATTCGAATGTGTTGATGCAAGCACTAATAAGGcagcaagaagaagacgacgaggctgatGACAGGTCGGTAACGGAGCCCGACTTGGATCCCGATGAGAGCTTTGAGCAGGCCTTGCAGTTCGCGGTGCATATTTACGAGATTGTGCTCCGGAGGTGGGGAGATAAGAATACGCTGAGCTTCATACATACGACACTAGTATTCATGCTTCGGATGTCCCAACTTCCAGCAGCCATGTCGCATCTCGAGGGCCGATACCCCTGGAAGCTTACTTCTATGATGCTCAACTATCTTCTCAAGACAATAAAGAAAGAGCCAAGAATCGACACGAAGGATTTCCCCGGCCAGGAAAAGAAGAGTCAAGAACCTGTTCCCTTGCCGGAGGACTACGCGCTGCGCGGGCTGCTCTTTACCGAGGATTTCTTCCCTAACGGCTGGTTCGGTaacgagaagctcgacgaaACGGACCGGTATCTGGAGGCGGCCTCCAAGACGTTGGAGCGGCAGGAGCGTATTCTCTGGATCGGGCGTAGGATCGCCGACTCAGGCAAGTGGCTGACCTGGGATGACAAGGCGCGTCGGTTCGGCGTGGATTCGAAGTATGATTTTGAGTTGGATGGGTTGCCTGGCGACAATCAAgatgcgggcggcgtcatcaccGTTGACCCCGGACCCACGCCAATGGAAATAGAGGTGGACGACGAAAGAGGCAGCTGA
- a CDS encoding uncharacterized protein (COG:S~EggNog:ENOG503NYG6), with protein sequence MERLTKGWVHHLRKTARQESAVRSSCPLCEAEIQPDLDSFKAHVRADASGHPTLADDADIEKAFKNITINNTQSHPAARSPEATGPGRPTRKRPIPGTPASVDRADGLDRYEDPEDQSEGYHRRSNKKLCSPPASVAQLRGSSPPTPGRSRARPSESSDFNRSFASKHHRPTTRHLYNPDDDARPKTPQPRPSQLTSTHSRRSPPNRTQQRGPPQRDLGSPVEPPSVTEMIRQPETRPISPEQLVAEVKGIYAGLVMIESKCIEYDSTQETKHLSQEQYQALIALHRSVLHEHHDFFLASQHPSASEALRRLASKYAMPARMWRHGIHSFLELLRHKLPDSLEHMLTFIYIAYSMMALLYETVPAFEDTWIECLGDLGRYRMAIEDDDIRDRETWTGVSRYWYSKASDKSPTTGRLYHHLAILARPNALQQLYFYTKSLCVPIPFPSARESVLTLFDPLLNGSPQRLDAVDAAYVRVHGIFFSGKSKEQLESSMDEFLSLLDDSINSNWLEAGYYVGISLCCLLLGFSADSNVLMQALIRQQEEDDEADDRSVTEPDLDPDESFEQALQFAVHIYEIVLRRWGDKNTLSFIHTTLVFMLRMSQLPAAMSHLEGRYPWKLTSMMLNYLLKTIKKEPRIDTKDFPGQEKKSQEPVPLPEDYALRGLLFTEDFFPNGWFGNEKLDETDRYLEAASKTLERQERILWIGRRIADSGKWLTWDDKARRFGVDSKYDFELDGLPGDNQDAGGVITVDPGPTPMEIEVDDERGS encoded by the exons ATGGAACGACTGACAAAGGGATGGGTTCACCATCTGCGCAAAACGGCTCGGCAAGAGAGTGCAGTCCGGAGCAGCTGCCCCCTTTGCGAGGCCGAGATCCAGCCGGATCTCGATTCTTTCAAGGCACacgtccgcgccgacgcctctGGCCATCCCACGCTTGCtgatgacgccgacatcGAGAAGGCCTTTAAAAACATCACCATCAACAATACCCA ATCACACCCTGCAGCCCGGTCCCCCGAGGCCACCGGCCCCGGCAGACCAACCAGGAAGCGGCCTATCCCCGGCACTCCGGCTTCGGTGGACCGTGCCGACGGGCTGGATCGGTATGAGGATCCCGAGGACCAATCCGAGGGCTACCACCGTCGCAGCAACAAGAAGCTCTGCTCTCCGCCAGCCTCAGTGGCCCAGCTGCGTGGCTCATCCCCACCCACGCCAGGTCGGAgtcgcgcgaggccgagtgAGTCGAGTGACTTCAACCGCAGCTTCGCATCCAAGCATCACCGTCCAACCACTCGTCACCTTTACAACCCTGATGATGACGCACGGCCTAAGACGCCACAGCCCAGGCCATCTCAGCTCACGTCCACCCACTCACGGCGATCCCCTCCGAACAGGACCCAGCAGCGAGGCCCCCCCCAACGGGACCTCGGCTCGCCCGTTGAACCCCCTTCGGTGACGGAGATGATCAGGCAACCAGAGACACGGCCCATCTCCCCTGAGCAATTAgtcgccgaggtcaagggcatCTACGCAGGCCTGGTCATGATTGAGTCAAAGTGTATCGAGTATGATAGCACGCAAGAGACGAAGCACCTCAGCCAGGAACAATATCAAGCTCTCATCGCCTTACATAGATCGGTACTCCACGAGCATCACGACTTCTtcctggccagccagcatccATCTGCTAGCGAAGCCTTACGGCGGCTCGCCTCGAAATAcgccatgccggcgaggaTGTGGCGCCATGGCATCCATTCCTTTTTGGAGCTTCTTCGCCATAAGCTCCCCGACTCCCTGGAGCACATGCTGACCTTCATTTACATCGCCTACAGCATGATGGCATTATTGTACGAAACAGTGCCGGCCTTTGAAGATACGTGGATAGAatgcctcggcgacctcggtAGGTATCGAATGGCTATCGAAGATGATGATATTCGGGACAGAGAGACGTGGACAGGCGTTTCGAGGTATTGGTACAGCAAGGCATCAGACAAGTCACCCACAACTGGCCGCCTCTACCATCACCTTGCAATTTTGGCGCGACCCAATGCGCTACAGCAGTTATACTTCTATACTAAGTCGCTTTGCGTACCGATCCCGTTCCCTAGCGCGCGAGAAAGCGTCTTAACGCTATTTGACCCTCTTTTAAACGGTTCGCCCCAACGGCTTGATGCCGTAGATGCCGCGTACGTTCGCGTGCACGGCATCTTCTTTTCTGGAAAATCAAAGGAACAACTAGAAAGTTCGATGGATGAGTTCTTAAGTCTTCTCGACGATAGTATTAACTCTAATTGGCTCGAGGCGGG GTACTACGTGGGCATCTCTCTTTGCTGCTTGCTATTGGGTTTTAGCGCGGATTCGAATGTGTTGATGCAAGCACTAATAAGGcagcaagaagaagacgacgaggctgatGACAGGTCGGTAACGGAGCCCGACTTGGATCCCGATGAGAGCTTTGAGCAGGCCTTGCAGTTCGCGGTGCATATTTACGAGATTGTGCTCCGGAGGTGGGGAGATAAGAATACGCTGAGCTTCATACATACGACACTAGTATTCATGCTTCGGATGTCCCAACTTCCAGCAGCCATGTCGCATCTCGAGGGCCGATACCCCTGGAAGCTTACTTCTATGATGCTCAACTATCTTCTCAAGACAATAAAGAAAGAGCCAAGAATCGACACGAAGGATTTCCCCGGCCAGGAAAAGAAGAGTCAAGAACCTGTTCCCTTGCCGGAGGACTACGCGCTGCGCGGGCTGCTCTTTACCGAGGATTTCTTCCCTAACGGCTGGTTCGGTaacgagaagctcgacgaaACGGACCGGTATCTGGAGGCGGCCTCCAAGACGTTGGAGCGGCAGGAGCGTATTCTCTGGATCGGGCGTAGGATCGCCGACTCAGGCAAGTGGCTGACCTGGGATGACAAGGCGCGTCGGTTCGGCGTGGATTCGAAGTATGATTTTGAGTTGGATGGGTTGCCTGGCGACAATCAAgatgcgggcggcgtcatcaccGTTGACCCCGGACCCACGCCAATGGAAATAGAGGTGGACGACGAAAGAGGCAGCTGA